The following are from one region of the Sorghum bicolor cultivar BTx623 chromosome 2, Sorghum_bicolor_NCBIv3, whole genome shotgun sequence genome:
- the LOC110432668 gene encoding uncharacterized protein LOC110432668, with protein MLSDMDDHRHGGHRGYRDRHRRLDDDGLSKVKVSIPKFNGKESADDYFEWETKVEQIFDLYPYPPVKKAKLAAIEFSGYAITWWNQVCTELRRAGHDRITWEDMKREMRRRFVPAYYSRDLHLKLKRLVQGTRTVDEYFQELEMCLLRTGITEDEESTMARFLVGLNKPIADKVDMTNYTCLTELVHFAKRAERQLAGSYKDRASFSAHNSATSWRQSQQHGSGVHTPTSRATSSKHFDSKGKAVSSTQSSSSATAAPRHTSKIECFKCGGHGHKQAECPNRRTIIALADGSYDSQSEEEDEFHNVFADHTLDTCEYSAEDGTFELGLNCLAIQPILTFAPSDMIEDVISPYSNEITSADFDELLADFSDLEPSKMNRSSPYLVVRRVLSTQFVVAEQGQRHNLFQSRCKVKGQVCRFIIDGGSCNNIVSALLVEKLGLPTRRHPHPYHMQWLNNSGTVKVSSMVRLSFSIGDYHGEVDCDIVPMQACHLLLGRPWQFDVDSVHFGRSNKSDLREVRNTTAPFFVLLHKEVLLSTNDLPSSLPSAVLDLLQDFEDVFPDEVPAGLPPLRGIEHQIDLVPGASLPNRPAYRANPEETKEIQRQVKELLDKGYVRESLSPCAVPVLLVPKKDGSWRMCVDCRAINAITVRYRHPIPRLDDMLDELSGSTIFTKIDLRSGYHQIRMKIGDEWKIAFTTKFGLYEWLVMPFGLTNAPSTFMRLMNHVLRAFIGKFVVVYFDDILIYSKSFDEHLDHIHQVLAVLREEKLYANIAKCTFCIDRVVFLGFVVTADGIQVDEEKVKAIKDWPTPTNVSQKDVPFKWGDDQEQAFVELKRKLCEAPLLQLPNFGKTFEIECDASGIGIGGVLLQEGKPIAYFSEKLNGPHLNYSVYDKELYALVRVLEVWQHYLLPKEFVIHSDHEALKYLKSQGKLNRRHAKWIEFIETFPYVVKHKRVLLQEAHAGGLAGHSTTNFCPFEIVYGFKPHTPMDLLPLPLQEQVNLDAAKRSKFIKKLHDETRRNIEKKSAQYAKQANKGKKKVTFQPGDLVWLHLRKDRFPQQRKSKLSPRGDGPFKVLKKINDNAYKIELPPEYSNVSPTFNVKDLLPFVGEPESRTTPSQEGEADEDIPSIHSSPNETPLDISGPS; from the exons atgTTGTCTGACATGGATGATCATCGCCATGGTGGCCATCGTGGTTATCGTGACCGCCACCGTCgccttgatgatgatggtttaAGCAAAGTGAAAGTGTCTATTCCAAAATTTAATGGAAAAGAAAGTGCTGATGATTATTTTGAGTGGGAGACTAAGGTTGAACAGATCTTTGATTTGTATCCTTATCCTCCTGTCAAGAAAGCAAAGCTTGCTGCAATTGAGTTTTCAGGCTATGcaatcacttggtggaatcaagTGTGTACTGAACTCCGACGCGCTGGACATGATCGTATTACTTGGGAAGACATGAAGAGGGAAATGCGACGTCGTTTTGTTCCTGCATATTACTCTCGTGATCTACATTTGAAGCTAAAACGTCTTGTGCAAGGTACTCGTACTGTTGATGAATATTTTCAAGAATTGGAAATGTGTTTACTTCGTACAGGGATAACTGAAGATGAGGAATCCACAATGGCTCGATTTCTGGTTGGCCTCAATAAGCCCATTGCTGATAAAGTGGATATGACAAACTACACATGTCTCACTGAGTTGGTACATTTTGCAAAAAGGGCAGAACGACAACTTGCTGGATCTTATAAAGATCGTGCTTCATTTTCAGCTCATAATAGTGCTACTTCATGGCGCCAGTCACAGCAGCACGGGTCAGGGGTGCACACACCTACATCTCGTGCAACTTCTTCCAAACATTTTGATTCCAAAGGCAAAGCTGTAAGCTCTACTCAGTCCAGCTCCTCTGCTACTGCAGCTCCAAGGCATACAAGCAAGATTGAGTGTTTTAAGTGTGGTGGTCATGGGCATAAGCAAGCTGAATGTCCCAATCGTCGTACGATTATTGCCCTTGCTGATGGTTCATATGATTCACAAAGtgaagaggaggacgagtttCACAATGTCTTTGCAGATCATACTCTTGACACTTGTGAGTATTCAGCTGAGGATGGTACTTTTGAGCTAGGTCTGAATTGTTTAGCTATTCAACCTATTCTAACTTTTGCTCCCAGTGACATGATAGAAGATGTTATTTCTCCATATTCTAATGAGATTACTAGTGCTGATTTTGATGAGTTGCTTGCTGATTTTTCTGATTTGGAGCCTTCTAAAATGAATAGATCATCTCCTTATTTGGTGGTTAGAAGAGTTCTTTCCACTCAGTTTGTTGTTGCTGAACAAGGACAACGTCATAATTTGTTTCAGTCCCGATGCAAAGTGAAAGGTCAAGTGTGTCGTTTCATCATAGATGGTGGGAGCTGCAATAATATTGTTAGTGCCTTGCTTGTTGAGAAGCTTGGCCTACCAACACGCCGCCATCCACACCCTTACCATATGCAGTGGCTGAATAATTCAGGGACAGTGAAGGTCTCATCCATGGTTCGTTTGTCTTTCTCCATTGGTGACTATCATGGTGAGGTTGATTGTGATATTGTACCCATGCAAGCATGCCATTTGCTGTTGGGTCGTCCATGGCAGTTTGATGTGGATTCGGTGCACTTTGGGCGGTCTAACAA GAGTGAtttgagagaagtgaggaacaccACAGCCCCATTCTTTGTGCTCTTGCACAAGGAGGTCCTACTTTCAACTAACGATTTACCTTCATCGTTGCCTAGTGCTGTTCTTGATCTCTTACAGGACTTTgaagatgtttttcctgatgaggTACCAGCTGGCCTTCCTCCACTCCGTGGTattgagcatcaaatcgatTTGGTACCTGGAGCTTCTCTTCCCAATCGTCCAGCCTACCGTGCTAATCCTGAAGAAACCAAAGAAATTCAGCGACAGGTAAAAGAGCTTTTGGACAAAGGGTATGTTCGTGAATCTCTAtcaccttgtgctgttccagtactTTTGgtccctaagaaagatggatctTGGCGCATGTGTGTCGATTGTCGTGCCATTAATGCTATAACTGTACGATATCGCCATCCCATTCCTAGGCTTGATGACATGTTAGATGAATTGAGCGGCTCAACTATTTTCACCAAGATTGATTTACGCAGTGGCTATCACCAAATTCGCATGAAAATTGGTGATGAATGGAAGATAGCATTTACAACCAAATTTGGCTTGTATGAATGGCTTGTGATGCCCTTTggcttgacaaatgctccttcaacttttatgcgcttaatgaatcatgttttacgagctttcattggcaagtttgtagttgtttattttgatgatattctgatCTATAGCAAATCATttgatgaacatcttgatcatatCCATCAAGTACTTGCTGTTTTGAGGGAAGAGAAATTGTATGCCAACATTGCTAAGTGCACATTTTGCATAGATcgtgttgtttttcttggttttgttgtgaCTGCAGATGGCATCCAGGTTGATGAAGAGAAGGTTAAGGCAATAAAGGATTGGCCTACTCCTACAAATGTGAGCC AGAAGGATGTTCCATTCAAATGGGGAGATGACCAAGAGCAAGCCTTTGTAGAGTTAAAAAGAAAGCTTTGTGAAGCACCACTGCTGCAGCTACCTAACTTCGGTAAGACTTTTGagattgaatgtgatgcaagtggtattggcattggaggtgtgctaCTTCAAGAAGGTAAACCTATTgcctacttttctgaaaagttaaATGGTCCACATCTGAATTATTCTGTCTATGATAAAGAGCTTTATGCCTTAGTTCGAGTTTTGGAAgtttggcaacattatttgttacctaaagaatttgtcatccattctgatcatgaagctttgaaatatttaaaaagtcaaggcaaactgaatcgtagacatGCTAAATGGATCGAGTTCATAGAAACATTTCCGTATGTTGTTAAACATAAGCGTG TTCTTTTACAGGAAGCACATGCTGGTGGCTTAGCTGGTC ATTCCACAACAAATTTTTGTCCATTTGAAATTGTTTATGGTTTTAAGCCACATACTCCCATGGATCTTTTGCCTTTACCATTACAGGAACAAGTTAACTTGGATGCAGCGAAGAGATCCAAATTTATCAAGAAGCTACATGATGAGACAAGAAGAAATATTGAGAAGAAATCAGCACAATATGCAAAGCAAGCGAACAAAGGTAAGAAGAAGGTTACATTTCAGCCCGGTGACCTCGTGTGGTTGCATCTACGCAAGGATCGATTTCCCCAACAACGTAAGAGTAAGTTATCACCTAGAGGTGATGGTCCATTCAAGGTTCTAAAAAAGATAAATGATAATGCATACAAAATTGAGCTGCCACCTGAATATTCCAATGTTAGTCCAACATTCAATGTCAAAGACTTGCTTCCATTTGTTGGTGAGCCTGAGTCGAGGACAACTCCTTCTCAAGAGGGGGaggctgatgaggacatccctagcattcattcatctccaaatgaaactccacttgatataagtggtccaa